In the genome of Triticum urartu cultivar G1812 chromosome 5, Tu2.1, whole genome shotgun sequence, one region contains:
- the LOC125510725 gene encoding leucine-rich repeat receptor-like serine/threonine-protein kinase BAM1 produces the protein MHLRRLPPLLLLVLLAAGAAADGDADALLAAKAALSDPTAALASWAAPAGNGTGGGYAHCAWAGVSCGARGAVVGLALGGLNLSGALPPALSRLRGLLRLDVGANALSGPVPAALGHLRFLTHLNLSNNAFNGSLPPALARLRGLRVLDLYNNNLTSPLPLEVAQMPLLRHLHLGGNFFSGEIPPDYGRWTRLQYLALSGNELSGRIPPELGNLTSLRELYIGYYNAYSGGVPPELGNLTDLVRLDAANCGLSGKIPPELGRLQKLDTLFLQVNGLTGAIPSELGSLKSLSSLDLSNNALAGEIPPSFSHLKNMTLLNLFRNKLRGDIPDFVGDLPSLEVLQLWENNFTGSVPRRLGANNRLQLVDLSSNRLTGTLPPDLCAGGKLHTLIALGNSLFGSIPDSLGQCKSLSRIRLGENYLNGSIPKGLFELQKLTQVELQDNLLTGDFPAVVGPAAPNLGEINLSNNQLTGALPASIGNFSGVQKLLLDRNSFSGPLPAEVGRLQELSKADLSGNAIEGGVPPEIGKCRLLTYLDLSRNNLSGRIPPAISGMRILNYLNLSKNHLDGEIPPSISTMQSLTAVDFSYNNLSGLVPGTGQFSYFNATSFVGNPNLCGPYLGPCRPGIADAGHTNHGHGGLSSTIKLLIVLGLLLCSIIFATAAILKARSLKKASDARMWKLTAFQRLDFTCDDVLDSLKEENIIGKGGAGTVYKGSMPNGDHVAVKRLSAMVRGSSHDHGFSAEIQTLGRIRHRHIVRLLGFCSNNETNLLVYEYMPNGSLGELLHGKKGEHLHWDTRYKIAIEAAKGLCYLHHDCSPLILHRDVKSNNILLDSDFEAHVADFGLAKFLQDTGASECMSAIAGSYGYIAPEYAYTLKVDEKSDVYSFGVVLLELVTGRKPVGEFGDGVDIVQWVKMMTGPNKEQVMKILDPRLSTVPVHEVMHVFYVALLCTEEHSVQRPTMREVVQILSELPKPAANQGDGEEELPLSGEGPESNTPAPTSSTDAPTGDAKDHHHQQQQHTSSESSPPPDLISI, from the exons ATGCATCTCCGCCGCCTCCCcccgctcctcctcctcgtcctgcTCGCCGCCGGCGCCGCGGCGGACGGCGACGCGGACGCGCTGCTCGCGGCCAAGGCGGCGCTGTCGGACCCCACGGCCGCGCTCGCCTCCTGGGCCGCCCCGGCGGGCAACGGGACGGGCGGCGGGTACGCGCACTGCGCGTGGGCGGGCGTGTCGTGCGGCGCGCGCGGGGCCGTCGTGGGGCTGGCCCTCGGCGGGCTCAACCTCTCCGGCGCGCTGCCGCCGGCGCTGTCCCGCCTGCGCGGCCTCCTCCGCCTCGACGTCGGCGCCAACGCGCTCTCGGGCCCCGTCCCGGCCGCGCTCGGCCACCTTCGCTTCCTCACCCACCTCAACCTCTCCAACAACGCCTTCAACGGCTCCCTACCGCCGGCCCTCGCGCGCCTGCGCGGCCTCCGCGTGCTcgacctctacaacaacaacctCACCAGCCCGCTCCCGCTCGAGGTCGCGCAGATGCCGCTGCTCCGCCACCTCCACCTCGGCGGCAACTTCTTCTCCGGCGAGATTCCGCCCGACTACGGCCGCTGGACGCGGCTGCAGTACCTCGCCCTCTCCGGCAACGAGCTCTCCGGCAGGATACCGCCGGAGCTCGGGAACCTCACCAGCCTCAGGGAGCTCTACATTGGCTACTACAACGCCTACTCCGGTGGGGTCCCGCCGGAGCTCGGCAACCTCACCGACCTCGTGCGCCTCGACGCCGCCAACTGCGGCCTCTCCGGGAAGATCCCGCCGGAGCTCGGAAGGCTGCAGAAACTCGACACCCTGTTCCTGCAGGTGAACGGCCTCACCGGCGCCATACCGTCCGAGCTGGGCAGCCTTAAGAGCCTCAGCTCCTTGGACCTCTCCAACAATGCGCTCGCCGGCGAGATACCGCCGAGCTTCtcccacctcaagaacatgacgcTGCTCAACCTGTTCCGGAACAAGCTGCGCGGCGACATCCCCGACTTCGTCGGCGACCTGCCAAGCCTCGAGGTGCTGCAGCTCTGGGAGAACAACTTCACCGGCAGCGTGCCCCGCCGCCTCGGCGCCAACAACCGCCTCCAGCTGGTCGACCTCTCCTCCAACAGGCTCACCGGCACGCTGCCGCCGGACCTCTGCGCCGGGGGCAAGCTGCACACGCTCATCGCCCTCGGCAACTCCTTGTTCGGCTCCATCCCCGACTCCCTCGGCCAGTGCAAATCCTTGAGCCGTATCCGTCTGGGAGAGAACTACTTGAACGGCTCCATTCCCAAGGGGCTCTTCGAGTTGCAGAAGCTCACTCAGGTCGAGCTGCAAGACAACCTCCTCACCGGCGACTTCCCTGCCGTGGTCGGCCCCGCGGCGCCTAATCTGGGGGAGATCAACCTGTCCAACAATCAGCTCACCGGTGCATTGCCGGCATCCATTGGAAACTTCTCTGGTGTTCAGAAGCTGCTGCTTGATCGCAACTCGTTCTCCGGCCCGTTGCCTGCCGAGGTTGGGCGGCTGCAGGAGCTCTCGAAGGCTGACCTAAGCGGCAATGCGATCGAGGGGGGTGTGCCGCCGGAGATTGGGAAATGCCGGCTGCTCACTTACTTGGACTTGAGCAGGAACAACCTCTCTGGGAGGATACCTCCGGCCATCTCTGGAATGAGGATACTGAACTACCTCAACTTGTCCAAGAACCACCTTGATGGAGAGATACCTCCATCCATCTCCACAATGCAGAGCTTGACGGCGGTCGacttctcatacaacaacttgtCCGGGCTCGTCCCAGGGACCGGCCAGTTCAGCTACTTCAATGCCACATCTTTCGTTGGCAATCCAAACCTGTGTGGACCATACCTTGGTCCATGCCGCCCTGGCATTGCTGATGCTGGTCACACCAACCATGGCCATGGAGGGCTGTCTAGCACCATCAAGCTGCTCATTGTGTTAGGCTTGCTTCTTTGCTCCATTATATTTGCTACCGCCGCAATTCTGAAGGCGCGGTCGTTGAAGAAAGCCAGTGATGCACGGATGTGGAAACTCACTGCATTCCAGCGCCTTGATTTCACCTGTGATGATGTGCTGGATTCCCTGAAAGAGGAGAACATTATCGGCAAAGGCGGGGCTGGAACTGTGTACAAGGGATCAATGCCCAATGGTGATCATGTGGCCGTGAAGAGGCTCTCTGCAATGGTCCGTGGCTCATCGCATGACCATGGATTCTCCGCTGAGATACAAACACTTGGGAGGATTCGGCATCGCCATATTGTGCGCCTGCTAGGCTTCTGCTCAAACAATGAGACTAACCTACTGGTGTATGAGTATATGCCCAATGGCAGTCTCGGGGAGCTTCTCCATGGCAAGAAGGGCGAACACCTGCACTGGGACACTCGGTACAAGATTGCAATTGAAGCTGCCAAGGGGCTGTGCTACCTGCACCATGATTGTTCACCGCTGATACTTCACCGTGATGTCAAGTCAAACAATATACTTCTTGACTCTGACTTTGAAGCTCATGTGGCCGACTTCGGGCTGGCGAAATTCTTGCAGGACACCGGCGCATCAGAATGCATGTCCGCCATTGCTGGTTCATATGGCTACATTGCTCCAG AATATGCATACACCCTCAAGGTCGACGAGAAGAGCGATGTCTACAGCTTCGGTGTGGTGCTCCTGGAGCTCGTCACCGGGCGGAAACCCGTGGGGGAGTTTGGCGACGGCGTCGACATTGTCCAGTGGGTCAAGATGATGACGGGCCCAAACAAGGAGCAGGTGATGAAGATCCTGGACCCGAGGCTGTCGACCGTGCCGGTGCACGAGGTGATGCACGTCTTCTACGTCGCTTTGCTGTGCACCGAGGAGCACAGTGTGCAGCGCCCGACGATGCGTGAGGTCGTGCAGATCCTGAGCGAGCTCCCAAAGCCAGCTGCCAACCAAGGTGATGGAGAGGAAGAGCTTCCTCTCTCCGGCGAAGGACCTGAATCCAACACTCCTGCTCCAACCAGTTCCACTGACGCTCCGACCGGCGACGCGAaagatcatcatcatcagcagcagcagcacacaAGCTCGGAGTCGTCGCCGCCTCCTGATCTCATCAGCATCTGA